The uncultured Carboxylicivirga sp. genomic interval ACAATGACTTTTATTATACAGCAACCATGGGAGTTTCATTCTTGCTTAAAGACAGCAAGTGGAAGAATGAGCCAAAATACAACCGTAAAGCTTACCTAAAAACACGTAAGCAAATGAATGCATCATCCAGGAAGAATTTAAAATCGATAAATAAACGTAGAAAATCATACAGAAGAAGAAGATAAAAAAAGAGCTGCAAATGCAGCTCTTTTTTCTTTATATACTATCCTTTTCTTAATTTTGATACCACAACTTTAAAGGATGGAATTTAAAATCACTTCTCATTTTTCTCCAACTGGAGATCAACCTCATGCTATTAGGCAGTTAAGCGAAGGTATAAACACCGATATTAAACATCAGACTCTTTTGGGCGTAACTGGTTCTGGAAAAACCTTTACAATGGCTAATGTCATAAAAGAAACAAAACGACCAACACTCATACTATCCCATAACAAAACCTTAGCAGCCCAGCTTTATGGTGAATTTAAGACCTTCTTTCCCGACAATGCAGTAGAATATTTTGTATCCTATTACGATTACTATCAACCTGAGGCATACCTCCCAGTAACTGACACCTACATAGAAAAAGATTTATCAATAAATGATGAAATAGAGAAATTACGACTTAGTGCCACATCTGCATTACTGTCCGGCAGAAGAGATGTAATTGTCATTTCATCAGTTTCCTGTCTTTATGGAATTGGTAACCCTGAGGATTTTCACGAAGGAATAATACACATTAAAGTAGGTGATGAAATTGGAAGAAACACATTTTTAAGAAAACTTGTCGACAGCTTATATTCCAGAAACGAAGTAATGTTCGAAAGAGGACATTTTAGAGTAAAAGGTGATACGGTTGAAATTTTCCTTGCATACTCAGATTACGCATGTAGAGTTATTTTCTGGGGCGATGAAATAGAAGAAATTGAAACTTTTAATCCTGATAGTGGCGTCCGTATTGAATCAATGGATGAAACAACTATCTACCCTGCCAATATTTTTATAACATCAAAATCAAAAACAGAACAAGCTATCAGAAACATCCAAGATGATTTAGTAAACCATCTCGAATTTTTAAAAGAAAATGGAAAAAAACTAGAAGCTAAACGTCTTGACGAACGAGTTAACTACGACCTTGAAATGATCCGAGAATTAGGTTATTGTCCTGGTATCGAAAACTACTCAAGATATTTCGATGGACGAAGAGAAGGTACACGTCCTTTCTGTTTATTAGATTATTTTCCTGATGATTTTCTAACCATTATCGACGAGAGCCACGTTACTATCCCACAAATAAAAGCCATGTATGGTGGTGATAAATCGAGAAAAGAAAATCTTGTAGAATATGGATTCCGTTTGCCTGCCGCAATGGACAACAGACCTCTTAAATTCGAAGAATTTGAGATACTAATTAATCAAGCCATATATGTGAGTGCAACTCCAGCTGAATATGAGCTAGAAAGATCAGAAGGGGTTATTGTAGAACAACTAATTCGCCCTACAGGATTAATTGATCCAATCATTGATGTGAGACCAAGCTTAAATCAAATTGATGATTTAATCAATGAAATTCAAGATCGAATTGACAAAAATGAACGCACCTTAGTTACTACATTAACCAAAAGAATGGCAGAAGAATTAACTAAGTATCTCAATCGATTATCCATTAAATGTGAATATATTCACTCTGATGTTGATACACTTCAACGTGTAAAAATTATGGAGAATCTTCGTGCCGGAACTTTTGACGTACTCGTAGGTGTAAATTTATTAAGAGAAGGATTGGATCTACCAGAAGTTTCACTTGTTGCAATACTAGATGCTGATAAGGAAGGCTTCTTGCGTTCTGAACGATCACTTACACAAACAGCAGGAAGAGCTGCGCGTAATTTAAATGGGATGGTTATAATGTATGCAGATACCATCACAAAAAGCATGCAAGCCACAATAGATAGTACCAATTACCGTAGAGAGAAACAATTAAAATACAATCACGATCACAATATTACTCCCACCCAAATTAATAAAGGTAATACCAATATTTTGGGCACAACAGAAAAAACAGCATATGTCGAACCTAGTGGACCTGATATTGCAGCAGACCCAGTTGTTGGATACATGAGTAAGGAAGCTTTGCAAAAAGCCATTGATAAAACTAAGAAAGAGATGCAAAAAGCAGCCAAAGAATTAGATTTTATTTTAGCTGCTCAATATCGTGATGAAATTACTCGTTTGGAAGAACTGCTAAACAAAAAGCCCTCGAAATAATCGAGGGCTTAAATAATATCCTAAATACCTTTATTATCCTAGGTATGATTTCAATAACTTACTGCGAGAAGTATGACGTAAACGTCTGATCGCTTTTTCTTTTATCTGACGTACACGTTCTCGAGTTAAACCAAAACGTTCTCCAATTTCCTCTAATGTCATTTCCTGACATCCGATACCGAAGAATAATTTGATAATATCACTCTCTCTTTCTGTTAATGTTGCTAAAGCTCTTTCTATTTCGCGCGCTAAGGATTCGTTGATAAGTGTTTTATCCGCATTTGGTGAATCACTATTAACCAATACATCTAATAAACTATTATCTTCTCCCTCTACAAAAGGAGCATCAACTGATATATGACGTCCAGATACTCTCATTGTATCCGCAACCTTATCAGCCGGTAATTCTAACTTATCAGCTAATTCTTCAGGAGATGGCTTACGCTCATTTTCCTGCTCGAATTTTGAATATGCTTTATTAATTTTATTTAATGATCCAACCTGATTAAGAGGTAAACGCACAATACGCGACTGCTCTGCTAAAGCTTGAAGTATCGATTGACGGATCCACCATACTGCATAAGAGATAAATTTAAAACCACGGGTTTCATCAAACTTTTCTGCAGCCTTGATCAATCCAAGGTTACCTTCATTAATTAAGTCAGGCAGGCTTAATCCTTGATTTTGGTATTGTTTTGCTACAGATACCACAAAACGCAGGTTAGCCCTGGTTAGTTTTTCCAAAGCAATTTGGTCACCTTTTTTGATACGCTGTGCTAACTCAACTTCCTCTTCTACAGAAATTAAATCTTCACGTCCTATTTCTTGAAGATACTTATCAAGTGAGGCGCTCTCACGGTTCGTTATTGACTTTGTTATTTTTAGTTG includes:
- the uvrB gene encoding excinuclease ABC subunit UvrB, which translates into the protein MEFKITSHFSPTGDQPHAIRQLSEGINTDIKHQTLLGVTGSGKTFTMANVIKETKRPTLILSHNKTLAAQLYGEFKTFFPDNAVEYFVSYYDYYQPEAYLPVTDTYIEKDLSINDEIEKLRLSATSALLSGRRDVIVISSVSCLYGIGNPEDFHEGIIHIKVGDEIGRNTFLRKLVDSLYSRNEVMFERGHFRVKGDTVEIFLAYSDYACRVIFWGDEIEEIETFNPDSGVRIESMDETTIYPANIFITSKSKTEQAIRNIQDDLVNHLEFLKENGKKLEAKRLDERVNYDLEMIRELGYCPGIENYSRYFDGRREGTRPFCLLDYFPDDFLTIIDESHVTIPQIKAMYGGDKSRKENLVEYGFRLPAAMDNRPLKFEEFEILINQAIYVSATPAEYELERSEGVIVEQLIRPTGLIDPIIDVRPSLNQIDDLINEIQDRIDKNERTLVTTLTKRMAEELTKYLNRLSIKCEYIHSDVDTLQRVKIMENLRAGTFDVLVGVNLLREGLDLPEVSLVAILDADKEGFLRSERSLTQTAGRAARNLNGMVIMYADTITKSMQATIDSTNYRREKQLKYNHDHNITPTQINKGNTNILGTTEKTAYVEPSGPDIAADPVVGYMSKEALQKAIDKTKKEMQKAAKELDFILAAQYRDEITRLEELLNKKPSK
- a CDS encoding RNA polymerase sigma factor RpoD/SigA, producing MRQLKITKSITNRESASLDKYLQEIGREDLISVEEEVELAQRIKKGDQIALEKLTRANLRFVVSVAKQYQNQGLSLPDLINEGNLGLIKAAEKFDETRGFKFISYAVWWIRQSILQALAEQSRIVRLPLNQVGSLNKINKAYSKFEQENERKPSPEELADKLELPADKVADTMRVSGRHISVDAPFVEGEDNSLLDVLVNSDSPNADKTLINESLAREIERALATLTERESDIIKLFFGIGCQEMTLEEIGERFGLTRERVRQIKEKAIRRLRHTSRSKLLKSYLG